A single window of Watersipora subatra chromosome 11, tzWatSuba1.1, whole genome shotgun sequence DNA harbors:
- the LOC137408563 gene encoding cell division cycle-associated protein 3-like: MGAHLVKVLNEITADNNNPNEKSVVVEQPDTPGRGITEDPRSPATTGVERTPLPSSVALENQVSWDPRSPTSGIIRTPLQTPLFDTPPTSPESAVVAREATVQPSIQSVECEVHRTWNSESASVLDEWDSLYPNPDSRTDRSDCGSLENLYLENTTSVTSIDSALCSGSEDLLSSPEFTEDPDISPIGTPLKKVTNSVGEELEEKTTLLSSTPLKQAASSTDSSTSSDNKLAPRGLSARDPNSPTVCKNKPGKGLAVKSTNSPLALLRHKQVANANSHLQNMSNDYGTQNKENMLQ; the protein is encoded by the exons ATGGGCGCTCATTTGGTCAAAGTTCTAAATGAAATAACTGCTGACAATAATAATCCTAATGAGAAAAGCGTTGTTGTCGAGCAACCAG ACACTCCCGGTAGAGGGATTACAGAAGACCCAAGATCGCCAGCTACCACTGGTGTCGAGAGGACACCCTTGCCATCATCtgtcgctttagaaaatcaagTTTCCTGGGATCCTCGGTCGCCTACATCAG GAATTATAAGGACTCCTCTGCAAACACCATTATTTGACACTCCGCCAACTAGCCCTGAGTCTGCGGTGGTGGCAAGGGAAGCCACCGTCCAGCCTTCGATCCAGTCAGTCGAGTGTGAGGTACACAGGACATGGAACTCGGAGAGTGCTTCTG TTTTGGATGAGTGGGACTCTCTTTATCCCAACCCTGATAGTCGCACTGATAGGTCAGATTGCGGCTCTCTAGAAAATTTGTACCTCGAAAACACCACATCAGTAACTAGCATAGACTCAGCACTCTGTTCTGGTTCAGAGGACCTCCTGAGCAGTCCCG AGTTTACTGAGGATCCTGATATAAGCCCTATTGGCACTCCTCTTAAAAAGGTTACTAACAGCGTCGGTGAAGAGTtagaagagaagacaactctactCTCTAGTACTCCGCTCAAACAAGCCGCTTCATCTACTGATTCATCAACATCGTCCGATAACAAATTGGCCCCCAGAGGCCTAAGCGCGCGAGACCCAAACTCTCCAACGGTTTGCAAGAACAAACCTGGGAAAGGACTCGCTGTCAAGAGTACCAACTCTCCTTTGGCTCTTTTACGTCATAAGCAGGTAGCCAATGCTAACAGTCACCTTCAGAACATGTCTAACGATTATGGCACACAGAATAAGGAGAATATGCTACAGTAA